A section of the Halopiger aswanensis genome encodes:
- a CDS encoding RAD55 family ATPase, giving the protein MYDLVDVLPDAELDPGTNVLIAGPPLTGKRQLAYEILTNGAVRNDGSIVVTTKDSAGKVLERFDDVDALALDEATIGIVDCVTKQRGIGAVEDDPRIKYASSPVDMTGIGIKLSEFLQEFYEERGVTENRVLLDSVSTLLMYSDLQTVFRFLHVFTGRIQSADAMGVYVIDSTAHDDQTMNTLKQLFDGIVEIEEGDDPEIRTAGLT; this is encoded by the coding sequence ATGTATGACCTCGTAGATGTCCTCCCGGACGCCGAACTCGACCCAGGGACGAACGTCCTTATCGCAGGCCCGCCGCTGACCGGGAAACGCCAACTCGCCTACGAGATTCTCACGAACGGTGCCGTTCGAAACGACGGCTCGATCGTCGTGACCACCAAGGACAGCGCCGGCAAGGTCCTCGAGCGATTCGACGATGTGGATGCCCTTGCGCTCGACGAGGCGACGATCGGGATCGTTGACTGCGTAACGAAACAGCGCGGGATCGGCGCCGTCGAGGACGACCCTCGCATCAAGTACGCGTCGTCGCCGGTCGACATGACCGGGATCGGGATCAAGCTCTCGGAGTTCCTACAGGAGTTCTACGAGGAACGGGGCGTGACGGAAAACCGCGTTCTGCTGGACTCGGTATCGACGCTACTGATGTACTCGGATCTGCAGACCGTTTTCCGCTTCCTCCACGTTTTCACGGGCCGCATTCAGAGCGCCGACGCGATGGGCGTCTACGTCATCGACTCGACGGCCCACGACGATCAGACGATGAACACGCTCAAGCAGTTGTTCGACGGCATCGTCGAGATCGAAGAGGGCGACGATCCCGAAATTAGAACCGCGGGCCTCACGTAA
- a CDS encoding geranylgeranylglycerol-phosphate geranylgeranyltransferase — protein MTAGETVRGLLELLRPVNVIAASVLTFIGAFVAGGMTEAPVAVAAAVAATGLAVGAGNAINDYFDREIDRINQPERAIPRGAVSARGALAYSLVLFALATGLAVTLPLLAIGIAVVNLIALVAYTEFFKGLPGVGNAVVAYLVGSTFLFGAAAVGEYGDIEPALVLALLAAVATLTREIIKDVEDIEGDRAEGLRTLPIAVGEGRAIWLSVALLALAVLASPLPYLFGYFGVAYLLVVVPADAIMLYSAAESFDDPTAGQSHLKYGMFLASLAFIVGRTVPVVSGL, from the coding sequence ATGACTGCGGGAGAGACGGTGCGCGGGTTGCTCGAGTTGCTGCGACCGGTGAACGTGATCGCGGCGAGCGTCCTGACGTTCATCGGGGCGTTCGTCGCCGGCGGAATGACCGAGGCGCCGGTCGCGGTCGCGGCTGCGGTCGCGGCGACTGGGTTGGCAGTCGGCGCGGGTAACGCGATCAACGACTACTTCGACCGCGAGATCGACCGGATCAACCAGCCCGAGCGGGCGATTCCGCGTGGGGCGGTGAGTGCTCGTGGGGCGCTCGCGTACAGCCTCGTTCTCTTTGCGCTCGCCACCGGATTAGCGGTCACGCTGCCGCTGCTCGCGATCGGGATCGCGGTCGTCAACCTCATCGCGCTGGTGGCCTACACCGAGTTCTTCAAGGGGCTCCCCGGAGTCGGCAACGCGGTCGTCGCCTACCTCGTGGGGAGTACGTTCCTCTTTGGCGCCGCGGCGGTCGGGGAGTACGGCGACATCGAACCGGCGCTGGTGCTGGCGCTGCTGGCGGCGGTCGCGACGCTCACGCGGGAGATCATCAAGGACGTCGAGGATATCGAGGGTGACCGCGCGGAGGGGCTGCGAACGCTCCCGATCGCGGTCGGCGAGGGACGCGCCATTTGGCTCAGCGTTGCGCTCCTCGCACTCGCCGTGCTCGCGAGCCCGCTCCCGTACCTGTTCGGATACTTCGGCGTCGCGTACCTGCTCGTGGTGGTGCCGGCCGACGCGATCATGCTCTACTCGGCCGCTGAGAGTTTCGACGATCCGACCGCCGGGCAATCCCATCTCAAGTACGGGATGTTTCTCGCGTCACTGGCGTTCATCGTCGGCCGTACGGTACCCGTGGTGAGCGGGCTATAA